The following proteins are encoded in a genomic region of Spirosoma sp. SC4-14:
- a CDS encoding EboA domain-containing protein — translation MNILEMSQTLFYLIEQQPNSEKAVNYLRQQADALQAGPQVPVFYRVFTAMPRFVGKQLIVVPSDMAFALERLRPGFTVTDWTLDRLARVWWLLQLPADDEAHYVKTITELFKAGELNELVALYSALPVLAFPEAWRFQATEGIRNNIADVQSAIMLHNPYPADYFDEAAWNQLILKAFFTDKDVTQITGLTERKNARLAHTLADYAAERRAAGRSLPPHIEELM, via the coding sequence ATGAATATCTTAGAAATGAGCCAGACGCTGTTCTACCTGATTGAGCAGCAACCCAATTCTGAAAAAGCGGTTAACTACCTTCGCCAACAAGCCGATGCCCTACAGGCGGGGCCGCAGGTTCCCGTATTTTATCGTGTTTTCACGGCAATGCCGCGTTTTGTTGGCAAACAACTAATTGTGGTACCATCCGATATGGCGTTTGCTTTGGAACGCCTTCGTCCGGGATTTACCGTGACCGACTGGACACTCGACCGATTGGCGCGGGTGTGGTGGTTGCTTCAACTGCCAGCCGATGATGAAGCGCACTATGTAAAAACAATTACGGAATTATTTAAGGCGGGTGAATTAAACGAATTGGTTGCGTTGTATTCGGCCTTGCCGGTGCTGGCTTTTCCGGAAGCATGGCGCTTTCAGGCAACAGAAGGTATTCGTAATAACATTGCCGACGTACAATCGGCCATCATGTTGCATAATCCTTACCCTGCCGACTACTTCGACGAAGCAGCCTGGAATCAGTTGATTTTGAAAGCTTTTTTTACGGATAAAGACGTTACTCAGATTACCGGCCTGACCGAGCGCAAAAACGCCCGACTGGCTCACACGCTGGCCGATTATGCTGCCGAACGTCGGGCTGCCGGGCGTAGTTTGCCCCCGCATATTGAAGAGTTAATGTAG
- a CDS encoding tyrosine-type recombinase/integrase → MNPISPDNPAFCSDFLQHIRFEKRLSHHTLTAYANDLGQFGVFMATECNLDRPELADFRQIRSWIVSLVESGLDKSSVNRKIATLRSYYGFLLRQKVISIDPMTKVQALKASKKLPVYVEEKPMEMLLNDVDFTDTFDGIRDKLVLELLYGTGIRLSELIGLKTADINLYEKHITVLGKRNKHRIVPLTQPLFELIQQYNQLKDETFTGQADKVYLIVSDKGVPAYPVLIQRIVKRHLNVVTTLEKKSPHVLRHSFATHLLNRGADLNAIKDLLGHSSLAATQIYTHTSLEQLKKTYDQAHPKAKK, encoded by the coding sequence ATGAATCCGATCAGTCCAGATAATCCCGCTTTTTGTTCAGACTTCCTTCAGCATATCCGTTTCGAAAAACGCCTGAGCCATCATACGCTGACGGCTTATGCGAACGATTTGGGGCAATTTGGCGTGTTTATGGCAACGGAGTGTAATCTCGATCGGCCCGAACTGGCCGATTTTCGGCAAATTCGTTCCTGGATTGTAAGTCTGGTTGAAAGTGGTCTGGATAAATCGTCGGTAAACCGAAAAATTGCGACACTTCGTAGCTACTATGGCTTTCTGCTGCGCCAAAAAGTGATTTCCATAGACCCCATGACAAAGGTCCAGGCGCTGAAAGCCAGCAAAAAACTCCCGGTATATGTGGAAGAAAAACCAATGGAAATGTTGTTGAACGATGTCGACTTTACCGACACGTTTGACGGTATTCGCGATAAACTGGTGCTCGAACTACTCTACGGAACAGGTATTCGATTGAGTGAGTTAATTGGTCTGAAAACGGCTGATATAAACTTATATGAGAAGCATATTACGGTTCTGGGGAAGCGAAACAAACACCGGATCGTACCGCTAACCCAACCTTTGTTCGAGCTGATTCAGCAATACAACCAGCTCAAAGACGAAACATTTACCGGGCAGGCCGACAAAGTTTACCTGATTGTGAGCGATAAAGGCGTACCGGCCTATCCAGTGCTGATTCAGCGGATCGTAAAGCGGCATCTGAACGTAGTAACCACCCTCGAAAAGAAAAGCCCGCACGTGCTGCGTCATTCGTTTGCAACGCATCTGCTCAACCGGGGAGCCGACCTCAATGCCATAAAAGATTTACTTGGGCACAGTAGTTTAGCCGCAACACAGATTTATACACATACAAGCCTTGAGCAACTGAAGAAAACCTACGATCAGGCGCATCCCAAGGCGAAAAAGTAA
- the eboC gene encoding UbiA-like protein EboC (EboC, a homolog the polyprenyltransferase UbiA, belongs to system of proteins involved in the trafficking of precursor metabolites to an extracytoplasmic compartment so that the biosynthesis of certain natural products, such as scytonemin, can be completed.): MLKALLSLMRPANLVTAIADVLAGMAIAGYFLIPNPPPAAVGWLSLATVCLYGGGVVFNDVFDADLDAIERPERAIPSGVVSKNTAAALGVILLMLGIVFSFLVNQTAGILAIAIAIASLVYDRFGKHHNILGPVNMGLCRGLNLLLGVSIIPEQVLPWAWVGLVPIAYIAAITMISRGEVHGGNVATLRSAGLLYALVIGCVAALAQQRQQLGTAFPFLVLFGYYIFPPLWRAVREPVGRNIGLAVRAGVLSLIVMNAAWVAAFASFPLALLVFCLLPLSRLLAKIFAVT; this comes from the coding sequence ATGTTAAAAGCACTCCTCTCGCTCATGCGTCCTGCCAACCTGGTTACGGCTATTGCCGATGTGCTGGCGGGTATGGCCATAGCCGGTTATTTTCTGATTCCGAATCCACCGCCGGCAGCTGTTGGCTGGTTGTCGCTGGCAACGGTTTGCCTGTATGGGGGAGGAGTCGTTTTTAATGATGTTTTTGATGCCGACCTCGACGCGATTGAGCGGCCCGAACGGGCAATTCCGAGTGGCGTTGTCAGTAAGAATACGGCCGCAGCACTAGGTGTTATTTTGCTGATGCTGGGCATAGTGTTCTCGTTTCTGGTTAATCAGACGGCGGGGATACTTGCAATTGCTATTGCCATTGCCTCGCTGGTTTATGACCGGTTTGGCAAACATCACAACATTCTTGGGCCAGTCAATATGGGCTTATGTCGCGGTCTGAATCTGCTTTTGGGCGTAAGTATCATTCCAGAGCAGGTGCTACCCTGGGCCTGGGTTGGTCTGGTGCCGATTGCCTACATTGCGGCCATAACCATGATCAGCCGGGGCGAAGTGCATGGCGGTAATGTTGCTACACTGCGTTCGGCCGGACTGTTATATGCACTGGTAATTGGGTGCGTAGCGGCATTGGCCCAGCAACGGCAGCAGTTAGGAACTGCTTTTCCCTTTCTGGTACTGTTCGGATACTATATTTTTCCGCCACTCTGGCGTGCCGTTCGGGAACCGGTTGGTCGGAATATTGGCCTGGCCGTACGGGCGGGCGTTTTGTCGCTCATTGTTATGAATGCGGCCTGGGTGGCTGCTTTTGCTTCGTTTCCGCTAGCTCTGCTGGTTTTCTGTTTGTTGCCGCTTTCCCGGCTTCTGGCAAAGATTTTTGCTGTAACTTGA
- a CDS encoding DUF4136 domain-containing protein: MVLQQLKKDRWILYVLLLLTIGGGLTACKENAINDLSPADSPVYITNYDRNINFSQYKTYSLPDSVVTESNTGYEPTLGPLESRFVSNVASALTSRGFQRVARGDTADLGVAIIRVNNLYTGVGLNPYGYYGGYWGGYYGGFGGYYPYYPSYYTYQVADQYWEIQIVDLKNQPATTPGSEPQLTVIYDATVRGADVSTQQDVDAATTAIFNQSPYLQAAN; the protein is encoded by the coding sequence ATGGTACTCCAACAGCTAAAAAAGGACCGATGGATACTTTATGTGCTACTTCTGCTAACAATTGGCGGAGGGCTTACGGCCTGTAAAGAGAACGCCATCAACGATTTAAGCCCCGCCGATAGTCCGGTTTATATCACAAATTACGATCGGAATATTAATTTCAGTCAGTATAAAACCTATAGCCTTCCCGACTCTGTTGTGACCGAATCGAATACGGGCTATGAACCTACCCTGGGGCCGCTCGAAAGCCGGTTTGTATCGAATGTCGCGAGTGCCCTAACGAGTCGTGGGTTTCAACGGGTAGCTCGTGGCGACACCGCCGATTTGGGCGTTGCCATTATTAGGGTTAACAATCTGTATACGGGTGTAGGATTAAATCCCTACGGTTACTATGGCGGCTATTGGGGCGGCTATTATGGTGGGTTTGGTGGCTATTATCCGTATTATCCGAGCTATTATACCTATCAGGTTGCCGATCAGTACTGGGAAATTCAGATAGTAGATCTGAAAAACCAGCCCGCTACGACTCCAGGCTCAGAACCTCAACTCACTGTTATTTACGATGCTACCGTTCGTGGTGCCGACGTTTCTACCCAACAGGATGTAGATGCAGCAACCACCGCAATTTTCAATCAATCGCCATACTTACAGGCAGCGAACTAA
- a CDS encoding TatD family hydrolase, translating to MNFMDSIRGMSFFDMHVHMTSRTTDDYQAMADAGVVALIEPAFWLGQPRTGVDSFRDYFASLVGWERFRASQFGIRHYCTIGLNSKEANQEELAEQVMEILPLFIYKEGVVGVGEIGFDDQTAAEEKYYRAQLELAREAGLPVQIHTPHRDKKQGTSRSMDIALEHGIDPGMVIVDHNNEETVREVLDRGFWAGFTIYPFTKMGNERMVEVVKQYGPDHIMINSAADWGISDPLAVPKTAALMKERGISDEAIRLVTFTNAVTAFAQSGQLNLEELLQPLEIDQSQRYNGSSILRGGQAPRVDKESTIIK from the coding sequence ATGAATTTTATGGACTCGATTCGTGGTATGTCGTTTTTCGATATGCACGTTCACATGACTTCCCGGACTACCGACGACTATCAGGCCATGGCCGATGCGGGCGTTGTTGCACTGATTGAACCAGCCTTCTGGCTCGGTCAGCCGCGTACGGGTGTTGATTCGTTTCGGGATTATTTTGCCAGTCTGGTCGGTTGGGAGCGCTTCCGGGCATCGCAGTTTGGTATTCGGCACTATTGTACCATTGGCCTTAACTCGAAAGAGGCTAATCAGGAAGAATTGGCCGAGCAGGTTATGGAAATTCTGCCATTATTCATCTATAAAGAAGGCGTAGTGGGTGTTGGCGAAATTGGCTTCGATGATCAGACGGCGGCCGAAGAAAAATACTACCGGGCGCAACTCGAACTGGCCAGAGAAGCTGGCCTTCCGGTGCAGATTCATACACCACACCGCGACAAAAAGCAGGGAACGAGCCGGAGCATGGATATTGCCCTGGAGCATGGCATAGACCCCGGTATGGTAATTGTTGACCACAACAATGAGGAAACGGTGCGCGAAGTGCTGGATCGGGGTTTTTGGGCCGGGTTTACGATTTATCCGTTTACAAAAATGGGTAACGAACGTATGGTAGAGGTTGTGAAACAATATGGCCCTGACCATATTATGATCAATTCGGCTGCCGACTGGGGCATCAGCGATCCACTTGCCGTTCCGAAAACGGCCGCGCTGATGAAAGAGCGTGGAATATCGGACGAAGCCATACGCTTGGTAACCTTCACCAACGCCGTAACGGCTTTTGCGCAAAGTGGCCAGCTTAATCTGGAAGAATTGCTTCAGCCATTAGAGATTGACCAGAGCCAGCGGTATAATGGCAGTTCAATTTTACGCGGTGGACAGGCTCCGCGAGTCGATAAAGAATCAACGATTATTAAATAA